The Ensifer adhaerens genome contains a region encoding:
- the cmoA gene encoding carboxy-S-adenosyl-L-methionine synthase CmoA — MASKVPHLQVHENNNRRDEVFAAPDQPVGDFAFNATVAAVFDDMVSRSVPYYGEIQRMACELAGDFAEPGSCLYDIGCSTATTLLGLDTMVDPSVRFVGIDNAPDMIEKAREKIVEANTNRSIDLRVGDLHQGIDIHDASVVMMLLTLQFVRPLHRERIMRTIYNGLNERGALLLVEKLTSEDSTFNRLFIEHYYDYKRRNGYSDIEIAKKREALENVLIPYRLDENLQLLKEAGFRSVEVFFRWYNFCGIIAIK, encoded by the coding sequence ATGGCTAGCAAGGTACCGCACCTGCAGGTGCACGAGAACAACAACAGGCGAGACGAGGTTTTCGCGGCGCCAGACCAGCCGGTCGGCGACTTCGCGTTCAATGCGACTGTTGCCGCCGTCTTCGACGACATGGTCAGCCGATCGGTGCCCTATTACGGTGAGATCCAGCGCATGGCCTGCGAGCTCGCCGGAGACTTCGCTGAACCGGGTAGCTGTCTCTACGATATCGGCTGTTCAACGGCCACGACACTGCTCGGCCTCGACACCATGGTCGATCCCTCCGTCCGCTTTGTTGGCATCGACAACGCGCCGGACATGATCGAGAAGGCAAGAGAGAAGATCGTCGAAGCCAACACCAACCGATCGATCGACCTGAGGGTCGGAGACCTTCACCAGGGCATCGATATCCACGACGCTAGCGTCGTGATGATGCTGCTGACGCTGCAGTTCGTGCGTCCGCTCCATCGCGAGCGGATCATGCGCACGATCTATAATGGGCTCAACGAACGCGGTGCCCTGCTTTTGGTCGAAAAGCTCACCAGCGAGGACTCGACCTTCAACCGCCTGTTCATCGAGCACTACTACGACTACAAACGCCGCAACGGCTACTCCGATATCGAAATCGCCAAAAAGCGCGAAGCTCTGGAGAACGTGCTCATCCCCTATCGTCTGGACGAGAACTTGCAGCTCCTCAAGGAAGCTGGCTTCCGCAGCGTCGAGGTCTTTTTCCGCTGGTACAATTTCTGCGGCATCATCGCGATCAAGTAG
- a CDS encoding methyltransferase family protein: MITIGNFLFRFRNLLFPAIIIVLFLLAPPPALVLGSPALTLVKDLAAVLIILAGLALRATVVGYKYIQRGGLKKKVYAKDLVTEGMFGVCRNPLYVGNMLLYSGVFLLHGNPFLVVFGIGLFAFMYQCIVYAEEAFLDRTFGEAYQAYCRDVPRWALRMRNFAQSTEGMSFNVKRVIGKDYSTASAAMIAILATEMYKFASNAPIEHNTGALTALGVLMALVGIATAIISYLKRRGAFRERAAS; the protein is encoded by the coding sequence ATGATCACGATCGGCAATTTTCTTTTCCGTTTCCGCAACCTGCTGTTTCCGGCCATCATCATTGTTCTGTTTTTGCTGGCGCCACCTCCGGCTCTCGTGCTGGGGAGCCCGGCGCTGACGCTCGTCAAGGACCTGGCCGCCGTGCTGATTATCCTGGCCGGCCTCGCCTTGCGTGCGACCGTGGTCGGCTACAAATACATCCAGCGCGGCGGCCTGAAGAAAAAGGTCTATGCCAAGGATCTCGTTACGGAAGGCATGTTCGGCGTCTGCCGTAACCCGCTCTACGTTGGAAACATGCTGCTCTATTCAGGTGTCTTCCTGTTGCACGGCAACCCGTTCCTCGTCGTCTTCGGCATCGGGCTCTTCGCCTTCATGTATCAGTGCATCGTCTATGCCGAAGAAGCCTTCCTCGACAGAACGTTCGGCGAAGCCTACCAGGCCTATTGCCGCGACGTGCCGCGGTGGGCATTGCGAATGCGGAACTTTGCACAGTCTACCGAGGGAATGTCGTTCAACGTCAAGCGCGTCATCGGCAAGGACTACTCGACCGCCTCGGCCGCGATGATCGCAATCCTCGCCACGGAAATGTACAAGTTCGCGAGCAATGCCCCCATCGAACACAATACCGGTGCACTCACGGCACTCGGCGTTCTGATGGCGCTCGTCGGTATTGCCACGGCGATCATCAGCTATCTGAAAAGGCGCGGTGCGTTTCGCGAACGCGCCGCATCCTGA
- a CDS encoding response regulator transcription factor, which produces MRVLLVEDDQVLGEALRDHVAAAGHAVDWFTRIVDATAATETVLYGLILLDLRLPDGSGLSLLRSLRMRGDGTPVIILTAHDQISDRIEGLNSGADDYLVKPFDLGELSARMLAVSRRYVGNATPTVRLPGIEIDQVHRKVLVEGESQNLSAREWAVLDKLVAHPGALVSKEQLHDALYAFGAEIESNTVEVYISRLRKKIGSDRIETVRGLGYSIR; this is translated from the coding sequence TTGAGAGTCCTACTAGTCGAAGACGATCAGGTTCTGGGGGAGGCGCTGCGCGACCACGTGGCGGCGGCTGGCCACGCCGTTGATTGGTTTACGCGCATTGTCGATGCCACGGCAGCGACCGAGACGGTTCTCTACGGTTTGATCCTGCTCGACCTTCGATTGCCTGACGGTTCGGGACTGTCGTTGTTGCGCTCGCTGCGGATGCGAGGCGACGGCACGCCCGTCATCATTCTGACGGCGCACGACCAGATCTCCGATCGCATCGAAGGATTGAACAGCGGGGCCGACGACTATCTGGTCAAGCCGTTTGATCTCGGTGAATTGAGTGCCCGCATGCTGGCCGTTTCCAGACGCTATGTCGGCAATGCAACGCCAACGGTCAGGCTTCCCGGCATCGAGATCGACCAGGTCCACCGCAAGGTGCTGGTCGAAGGTGAAAGCCAGAACCTCAGCGCGAGGGAATGGGCCGTGCTCGACAAGCTCGTCGCCCATCCCGGCGCGCTGGTATCGAAAGAGCAACTCCACGACGCGCTCTATGCCTTTGGCGCCGAAATCGAGAGCAATACGGTTGAGGTCTACATCAGCCGCCTGCGCAAGAAGATCGGCTCCGACAGGATCGAGACCGTGCGGGGCCTCGGCTACAGCATCAGGTGA
- a CDS encoding sensor histidine kinase → MSRVASMTRRLTIALTSVVAIFWFVALGLGVYVMQDEFTEIFDSGVQETAERLLHIVVDDIARDRADGKPAVGRIAPALNSQYLIYQVRDRGGRVLFDDGAPEPFAVPLEVGFSQTATHRIYTAGTPDGSLFVQVADAFEHRTEALLEGGTALLLPLLMLIPASIIAIILVARRALAPVEQLREEILTKDSGNMAPLDEAALPKELRAIARSVNLLLTRLKAALEAEREFTSNSAHELRTPIAGALAQTQRLASEVPPAFRQRTSQIERALLHLGRLAEKLLQMSRAEAGIAISDESTDLLPVVALVLEDMERSSLGASRLKVHVAEGAELVRPILPDAFAIVLRNLLENALIHSPSGSPVRVSVDAQGVRVINDSAVIDADTLNGLTKRFNRGPTEASGSGLGLAIVQRLVEQMHGRLLIASPAPGMDRGFHVEIRL, encoded by the coding sequence ATGTCGCGCGTCGCAAGCATGACCCGCAGACTGACCATCGCGCTGACGAGCGTGGTTGCCATCTTCTGGTTCGTTGCGCTCGGCCTTGGCGTTTATGTCATGCAGGACGAATTCACCGAGATTTTCGACAGCGGCGTCCAGGAGACGGCCGAACGGCTGCTCCACATCGTGGTCGATGACATCGCCCGCGACCGTGCCGATGGCAAGCCTGCCGTCGGCCGCATCGCGCCAGCGCTGAATTCACAGTATCTGATCTACCAGGTCCGCGATCGCGGCGGCAGGGTACTGTTTGACGACGGAGCGCCGGAACCTTTTGCCGTTCCGCTCGAAGTCGGTTTCTCGCAAACGGCAACGCACCGGATCTATACGGCTGGCACACCCGACGGCTCCCTCTTTGTCCAGGTAGCCGACGCCTTCGAGCATCGCACCGAGGCTCTGCTTGAGGGCGGCACGGCGCTTCTGTTGCCGCTACTCATGCTGATTCCAGCCAGCATAATCGCCATTATTCTTGTTGCGCGCCGCGCGCTTGCCCCGGTCGAACAGCTGCGTGAGGAGATCCTCACCAAGGACAGCGGCAACATGGCCCCGCTCGACGAAGCAGCCCTCCCGAAAGAGTTGCGCGCGATTGCCCGTTCGGTGAACCTTTTGCTGACGCGACTGAAGGCGGCGCTCGAGGCGGAGCGGGAGTTCACGTCGAACAGCGCCCATGAACTAAGAACCCCGATCGCAGGTGCACTCGCGCAAACGCAGCGGCTGGCGAGCGAAGTACCGCCGGCCTTTCGGCAGCGAACCAGCCAGATCGAACGCGCGCTGCTTCACCTCGGACGACTGGCGGAGAAACTGTTGCAGATGTCGCGCGCCGAAGCCGGGATCGCCATCTCGGACGAAAGCACGGACCTGTTGCCGGTGGTCGCTCTTGTCCTCGAAGACATGGAGCGATCATCACTCGGCGCAAGCCGCCTCAAGGTCCATGTCGCCGAAGGCGCAGAACTGGTGCGTCCGATTCTCCCCGATGCCTTTGCCATCGTCCTGCGCAATCTCCTGGAAAATGCGCTTATCCATAGCCCTTCCGGCAGCCCGGTCAGGGTCAGCGTCGATGCGCAGGGCGTCCGTGTCATCAACGACAGTGCCGTCATCGACGCGGACACCTTGAATGGCCTGACCAAGCGCTTTAATCGCGGGCCGACGGAAGCGTCCGGCTCCGGCCTCGGCCTTGCGATCGTACAGCGGCTGGTGGAACAGATGCACGGACGACTGCTCATTGCTTCGCCGGCCCCGGGCATGGACCGGGGCTTCCATGTAGAGATTCGTCTCTGA